One Solanum lycopersicum chromosome 2, SLM_r2.1 genomic region harbors:
- the LOC101256253 gene encoding exonuclease 1 isoform X4, giving the protein MTAAYECYQKAVDISPSVAHDLIQVLKRENVCYVVAPYEADAQMTFLAISKQVDAVITEDSDLIAFGCPRIIYKMDKFGQGLEFRYSKLEQNKELSLTGFTKQMLLEMCILSGCDYLQSLPGMGLKKAHALIKKFKSYDKVIKHLRYNTAAVSPMYEESFRKAIMTFQHQRVYDLMTEDLVHLSELSDLGSQDLDFLGPLIPTEVAQGIAKGDIDPFTMMPFQKECNAAELVDSRTYELNDFKVEGERRKLDLPAQKNLLTNYFCTASLEAKQKFRAPRTSPILLNSEVGVSSAWADSRKGADSYKFGSLSMSSPNPLVDDDIHLKASMCLESKSQGILLEEEIENGLGRQSVPLQHSICKPCITLHKEHALDLSENKIRATKKKVIVRSSYFLKNNKKEDIQDDKSKINLVANDKSHSSIRENDYDSMSDAMDGAVVAAVKIAIPQSSFFQSNPSAQNVPAGDAEQKENKRGIVRSSYFQKNLANESSQGNLDVAAEMASGDDCSERRLKKRKVTFIDTVQTDNASDECLEADTSGSQGDFNSNLDDSTKETKDGQRKFGSNISHLGHYSQISEKSMDNFVSVISSFRYTSNGSRASGLRAPLKDIKNTSTNRSASNMDLSKFVYKPTKQKQLSARHKV; this is encoded by the exons ATGACTGCTGCTTATGAGTGCTATCAGAAGGCTGTTGATATATCACCTTCAGTGGCTCACGATCTAATACAG GTCCTAAAGCGGGAAAATGTATGTTATGTAGTGGCTCCTTATGAAGCAGATGCCCAAATGACCTTTTTGGCCATCAGCAAACAGGTTGATGCTGTTATAACCGAGGACTCAGATTTAATAGCATTTGGTTGTCCTAGG ATCATTTACAAAATGGATAAGTTTGggcaaggtcttgagtttcggTACTCCAAGCTGGAACAAAATAAGGAACTGAGTTTAACAGGTTTCACAAAGCAGATGCTTCTTGAGATGTGCATCTTGAGTGGTTGTGACTATTTGCAGTCCTTGCCTGGAATGGGGCTCAAAAAAGCTCATGCACTTATAAAAAAGTTCAAGAGTTATGACAAA GTCATTAAGCACTTGAGGTACAATACTGCTGCAGTTTCTCCTATGTATGAAGAATCTTTCAGAAAAGCAATTATGACCTTCCAGCATCAACGAGTTTATGATCTCATGACTGAAGATCTAGTTCATTTGTCCGAGCTCTCTGATCTTGGTAGTCAAGATCTAGATTTCCTAGGCC CGCTGATACCTACAGAAGTAGCTCAAGGAATAGCAAAAGGTGACATTGATCCTTTCACTATGATGCCATTTCAG AAAGAATGCAACGCTGCTGAACTGGTGGATAGCAGAACTTATGAACTGAATGACTTCAAAGTGGAAGGTGAAAGGAGGAAGCTTGATTTGCCTGCACAGAAAAATCTCCTAACCAACTACTTCT GCACTGCTTCTCTTGAAGCAAAACAGAAATTTAGGGCCCCAAGAACTAGCCCTATCCTTCTGAATTCAGAGGTTGGAGTTTCAAGCGCTTGGGCAGACAGTAGAAAGGGAGCCGATTCGTATAAATTCGGGAGCTTGTCAATGTCCTCCCCCAATCCTCTG GTGGATGATGATATTCACTTGAAAGCTTCCATGTGTTTGGAGTCAAAAAGTCAAG GAATTCTgttagaggaagaaattgaAAATGGCCTAGGACGACAATCTGTTCCACTACAGCATTCAATATGTAAACCCTGCATCACATTGCACAAGGAGCATGCTCTGGATTTAAGTGAGAACAAGATACgagcaacaaaaaaaaaagtgatagtGAGGAGCAGctattttttgaagaataaCAAGAAGGAAGATATTCAAGATGATAAGAGTAAGATAAATCTGGTTGCCAATGATAAATCTCATAGCAGCATTCGGGAGAATGATTATGATTCTATGTCTGATGCAATGGACGGAGCAGTCGTTGCAGCAGTCAAAATTGCCATTCCACAAAGTTCATTTTTTCAGTCCAATCCATCTGCCCAAAATG TTCCTGCAGGTGATGCTGAACAGAAAGAGAACAAAAGAGGAATAGTTAGGAGTTCTTATTTTCAGAAGAACTTGGCAAATGAAAGTTCTCAGGGCAACTTGGATGTTGCAGCTGAGATGGCTTCAGGAGATGACTGCTCTGAAAGGAGATTAAAGAAAAGGAAGGTTACCTTCATTGACACTGTTCAAACT GATAATGCAAGTGATGAATGTTTAGAGGCTGACACATCTGGCAGTCAAG GCGACTTCAACTCCAACCTAGATGATTCAACTAAGGAGACAAAGGATGGACAAAGGAAATTCGGTTCCAACATCTCTCATTTAGGACATTATTCTCAAATATCAGAGAAATCAATGGACAATTTTGTTTCGGTCATATCTTCATTTAGATACACCTCAAATGGTTCTCGAGCCAGTGGGCTCCGAGCCCCTCTAAAAGATATTAAGAATACCAGCACTAATAG GTCCGCTAGTAACATGGATCTAAGCAAGTTTGTGTACAAGCCAACAAAGCAAAAGCAATTATCAGCACGTCATAAGGTCTAA
- the LOC101263567 gene encoding bidirectional sugar transporter SWEET2a, protein MSVVGGLYSIYSICSFAAGIAGNLFAFVLFVSPIPTFRRIIRSKSTEQFSGLPYIYTLLNCLICLWYGTPIVSPGIILVFTVNSIGAVFQLVYITIFIIHAEGSKKLKMLGLVLGVFAVFAAVVAISLTLFEPSSRQTFVGYLSVFSLICMFASPLFIINLVIKTKSVEYMPFYLSLATFLMSLSFFAYGMCKNDPFISVPNGIGGVLGVTQLVLYFRYSNSEEEPRAPLLDSYA, encoded by the exons ATGTCAGTTGTAGGTGGACTATACTCAATTTACTCAATTTGCAGTTTTGCAGCTGGGATTGCAG GGAATCTCTTTGCATTCGTCTTATTTGTGTCACCAAT ACCAACATTTAGAAGAATCATTAGAAGCAAGTCTACAGAACAGTTTTCTGGATTACCTTATATATATACGCTCTTGAATTGCTTAATATGCCTCTGGTATGGGACACCAATTGTGTCTCCTGGTATTATATTGGTTTTCACTGTCAATTCAATTGGAGCAGTGTTCCAGCTAGTATATATTACCATCTTCATTATTCATGCAGAGGGGTCCAAGAAG TTGAAAATGTTGGGGTTGGTGCTTGGCGTTTTTGCGGTATTTGCTGCTGTAGTTGCCATCAGCCTTACTCTATTTGAGCCTTCTAGTCGGCAAACTTTCGTTGGATATTTATCCGTCTTTTCACTCATTTGCATGTTTGCTTCTCCACTATTCATCATT AATTTGGTGATCAAAACAAAGAGCGTGGAGTACATGCCATTTTATCTATCCCTTGCGACTTTTCTCATGAGCCTTTCTTTCTTTGCCTACGGAATGTGCAAGAATGATCCATTCATCTCT GTACCAAATGGGATCGGAGGAGTTCTTGGTGTCACACAACTGGTACTCTACTTTAGATATAGCAATTCAGAAGAGGAGCCAAGAGCACCTCTCTTGGACTCTTATGCATGA
- the LOC101256253 gene encoding exonuclease 1 isoform X2, producing MGIQGLLPLLKSIMLPINIKDLNGCSVAVDTYSWLHKGALSCSKELCKGIPTTKHIDYCMHRVNLLRHHGVKPILVFDGGPLPMKIEQENKRGRSRKENLSRAIEHENNGNMTAAYECYQKAVDISPSVAHDLIQVLKRENVCYVVAPYEADAQMTFLAISKQVDAVITEDSDLIAFGCPRIIYKMDKFGQGLEFRYSKLEQNKELSLTGFTKQMLLEMCILSGCDYLQSLPGMGLKKAHALIKKFKSYDKVIKHLRYNTAAVSPMYEESFRKAIMTFQHQRVYDLMTEDLVHLSELSDLGSQDLDFLGPLIPTEVAQGIAKGDIDPFTMMPFQKECNAAELVDSRTYELNDFKVEGERRKLDLPAQKNLLTNYFCTASLEAKQKFRAPRTSPILLNSEVGVSSAWADSRKGADSYKFGSLSMSSPNPLVDDDIHLKASMCLESKSQGILLEEEIENGLGRQSVPLQHSICKPCITLHKEHALDLSENKIRATKKKVIVRSSYFLKNNKKEDIQDDKSKINLVANDKSHSSIRENDYDSMSDAMDGAVVAAVKIAIPQSSFFQSNPSAQNGDAEQKENKRGIVRSSYFQKNLANESSQGNLDVAAEMASGDDCSERRLKKRKVTFIDTVQTDNASDECLEADTSGSQGDFNSNLDDSTKETKDGQRKFGSNISHLGHYSQISEKSMDNFVSVISSFRYTSNGSRASGLRAPLKDIKNTSTNRSASNMDLSKFVYKPTKQKQLSARHKV from the exons ATGGGTATACAAGGCCTTTTGCCCCTTTTGAAATCGATAATGTTACCAATAAACATCAAAGACTTGAATGGCTGCAGTGTTGCTGTTGATACATATTCATGGCTGCATAAAGGTGCCCTTTCTTGCAGCAAAGAGCTCTGTAAAGGCATTCCTACTACTAA GCATATCGATTATTGCATGCACAGAGTGAATTTATTGCGCCATCATGGTGTCAAACCTATTCTTGTGTTTGATGGAGGTCCCTTACCAATGAAGATTGAACAGGAGAACAAGCGGGGAAG GTCTAGAAAGGAAAACCTTTCTCGTGCAATAGAGCATGAAAATAATGGAAACATGACTGCTGCTTATGAGTGCTATCAGAAGGCTGTTGATATATCACCTTCAGTGGCTCACGATCTAATACAG GTCCTAAAGCGGGAAAATGTATGTTATGTAGTGGCTCCTTATGAAGCAGATGCCCAAATGACCTTTTTGGCCATCAGCAAACAGGTTGATGCTGTTATAACCGAGGACTCAGATTTAATAGCATTTGGTTGTCCTAGG ATCATTTACAAAATGGATAAGTTTGggcaaggtcttgagtttcggTACTCCAAGCTGGAACAAAATAAGGAACTGAGTTTAACAGGTTTCACAAAGCAGATGCTTCTTGAGATGTGCATCTTGAGTGGTTGTGACTATTTGCAGTCCTTGCCTGGAATGGGGCTCAAAAAAGCTCATGCACTTATAAAAAAGTTCAAGAGTTATGACAAA GTCATTAAGCACTTGAGGTACAATACTGCTGCAGTTTCTCCTATGTATGAAGAATCTTTCAGAAAAGCAATTATGACCTTCCAGCATCAACGAGTTTATGATCTCATGACTGAAGATCTAGTTCATTTGTCCGAGCTCTCTGATCTTGGTAGTCAAGATCTAGATTTCCTAGGCC CGCTGATACCTACAGAAGTAGCTCAAGGAATAGCAAAAGGTGACATTGATCCTTTCACTATGATGCCATTTCAG AAAGAATGCAACGCTGCTGAACTGGTGGATAGCAGAACTTATGAACTGAATGACTTCAAAGTGGAAGGTGAAAGGAGGAAGCTTGATTTGCCTGCACAGAAAAATCTCCTAACCAACTACTTCT GCACTGCTTCTCTTGAAGCAAAACAGAAATTTAGGGCCCCAAGAACTAGCCCTATCCTTCTGAATTCAGAGGTTGGAGTTTCAAGCGCTTGGGCAGACAGTAGAAAGGGAGCCGATTCGTATAAATTCGGGAGCTTGTCAATGTCCTCCCCCAATCCTCTG GTGGATGATGATATTCACTTGAAAGCTTCCATGTGTTTGGAGTCAAAAAGTCAAG GAATTCTgttagaggaagaaattgaAAATGGCCTAGGACGACAATCTGTTCCACTACAGCATTCAATATGTAAACCCTGCATCACATTGCACAAGGAGCATGCTCTGGATTTAAGTGAGAACAAGATACgagcaacaaaaaaaaaagtgatagtGAGGAGCAGctattttttgaagaataaCAAGAAGGAAGATATTCAAGATGATAAGAGTAAGATAAATCTGGTTGCCAATGATAAATCTCATAGCAGCATTCGGGAGAATGATTATGATTCTATGTCTGATGCAATGGACGGAGCAGTCGTTGCAGCAGTCAAAATTGCCATTCCACAAAGTTCATTTTTTCAGTCCAATCCATCTGCCCAAAATG GTGATGCTGAACAGAAAGAGAACAAAAGAGGAATAGTTAGGAGTTCTTATTTTCAGAAGAACTTGGCAAATGAAAGTTCTCAGGGCAACTTGGATGTTGCAGCTGAGATGGCTTCAGGAGATGACTGCTCTGAAAGGAGATTAAAGAAAAGGAAGGTTACCTTCATTGACACTGTTCAAACT GATAATGCAAGTGATGAATGTTTAGAGGCTGACACATCTGGCAGTCAAG GCGACTTCAACTCCAACCTAGATGATTCAACTAAGGAGACAAAGGATGGACAAAGGAAATTCGGTTCCAACATCTCTCATTTAGGACATTATTCTCAAATATCAGAGAAATCAATGGACAATTTTGTTTCGGTCATATCTTCATTTAGATACACCTCAAATGGTTCTCGAGCCAGTGGGCTCCGAGCCCCTCTAAAAGATATTAAGAATACCAGCACTAATAG GTCCGCTAGTAACATGGATCTAAGCAAGTTTGTGTACAAGCCAACAAAGCAAAAGCAATTATCAGCACGTCATAAGGTCTAA
- the LOC101256253 gene encoding exonuclease 1 isoform X3, giving the protein MIDEAIHKFSFRSRKENLSRAIEHENNGNMTAAYECYQKAVDISPSVAHDLIQVLKRENVCYVVAPYEADAQMTFLAISKQVDAVITEDSDLIAFGCPRIIYKMDKFGQGLEFRYSKLEQNKELSLTGFTKQMLLEMCILSGCDYLQSLPGMGLKKAHALIKKFKSYDKVIKHLRYNTAAVSPMYEESFRKAIMTFQHQRVYDLMTEDLVHLSELSDLGSQDLDFLGPLIPTEVAQGIAKGDIDPFTMMPFQKECNAAELVDSRTYELNDFKVEGERRKLDLPAQKNLLTNYFCTASLEAKQKFRAPRTSPILLNSEVGVSSAWADSRKGADSYKFGSLSMSSPNPLVDDDIHLKASMCLESKSQGILLEEEIENGLGRQSVPLQHSICKPCITLHKEHALDLSENKIRATKKKVIVRSSYFLKNNKKEDIQDDKSKINLVANDKSHSSIRENDYDSMSDAMDGAVVAAVKIAIPQSSFFQSNPSAQNVPAGDAEQKENKRGIVRSSYFQKNLANESSQGNLDVAAEMASGDDCSERRLKKRKVTFIDTVQTDNASDECLEADTSGSQGDFNSNLDDSTKETKDGQRKFGSNISHLGHYSQISEKSMDNFVSVISSFRYTSNGSRASGLRAPLKDIKNTSTNRSASNMDLSKFVYKPTKQKQLSARHKV; this is encoded by the exons ATGATAGATGAAGCAATTCACAAATTTTCCTTCAGGTCTAGAAAGGAAAACCTTTCTCGTGCAATAGAGCATGAAAATAATGGAAACATGACTGCTGCTTATGAGTGCTATCAGAAGGCTGTTGATATATCACCTTCAGTGGCTCACGATCTAATACAG GTCCTAAAGCGGGAAAATGTATGTTATGTAGTGGCTCCTTATGAAGCAGATGCCCAAATGACCTTTTTGGCCATCAGCAAACAGGTTGATGCTGTTATAACCGAGGACTCAGATTTAATAGCATTTGGTTGTCCTAGG ATCATTTACAAAATGGATAAGTTTGggcaaggtcttgagtttcggTACTCCAAGCTGGAACAAAATAAGGAACTGAGTTTAACAGGTTTCACAAAGCAGATGCTTCTTGAGATGTGCATCTTGAGTGGTTGTGACTATTTGCAGTCCTTGCCTGGAATGGGGCTCAAAAAAGCTCATGCACTTATAAAAAAGTTCAAGAGTTATGACAAA GTCATTAAGCACTTGAGGTACAATACTGCTGCAGTTTCTCCTATGTATGAAGAATCTTTCAGAAAAGCAATTATGACCTTCCAGCATCAACGAGTTTATGATCTCATGACTGAAGATCTAGTTCATTTGTCCGAGCTCTCTGATCTTGGTAGTCAAGATCTAGATTTCCTAGGCC CGCTGATACCTACAGAAGTAGCTCAAGGAATAGCAAAAGGTGACATTGATCCTTTCACTATGATGCCATTTCAG AAAGAATGCAACGCTGCTGAACTGGTGGATAGCAGAACTTATGAACTGAATGACTTCAAAGTGGAAGGTGAAAGGAGGAAGCTTGATTTGCCTGCACAGAAAAATCTCCTAACCAACTACTTCT GCACTGCTTCTCTTGAAGCAAAACAGAAATTTAGGGCCCCAAGAACTAGCCCTATCCTTCTGAATTCAGAGGTTGGAGTTTCAAGCGCTTGGGCAGACAGTAGAAAGGGAGCCGATTCGTATAAATTCGGGAGCTTGTCAATGTCCTCCCCCAATCCTCTG GTGGATGATGATATTCACTTGAAAGCTTCCATGTGTTTGGAGTCAAAAAGTCAAG GAATTCTgttagaggaagaaattgaAAATGGCCTAGGACGACAATCTGTTCCACTACAGCATTCAATATGTAAACCCTGCATCACATTGCACAAGGAGCATGCTCTGGATTTAAGTGAGAACAAGATACgagcaacaaaaaaaaaagtgatagtGAGGAGCAGctattttttgaagaataaCAAGAAGGAAGATATTCAAGATGATAAGAGTAAGATAAATCTGGTTGCCAATGATAAATCTCATAGCAGCATTCGGGAGAATGATTATGATTCTATGTCTGATGCAATGGACGGAGCAGTCGTTGCAGCAGTCAAAATTGCCATTCCACAAAGTTCATTTTTTCAGTCCAATCCATCTGCCCAAAATG TTCCTGCAGGTGATGCTGAACAGAAAGAGAACAAAAGAGGAATAGTTAGGAGTTCTTATTTTCAGAAGAACTTGGCAAATGAAAGTTCTCAGGGCAACTTGGATGTTGCAGCTGAGATGGCTTCAGGAGATGACTGCTCTGAAAGGAGATTAAAGAAAAGGAAGGTTACCTTCATTGACACTGTTCAAACT GATAATGCAAGTGATGAATGTTTAGAGGCTGACACATCTGGCAGTCAAG GCGACTTCAACTCCAACCTAGATGATTCAACTAAGGAGACAAAGGATGGACAAAGGAAATTCGGTTCCAACATCTCTCATTTAGGACATTATTCTCAAATATCAGAGAAATCAATGGACAATTTTGTTTCGGTCATATCTTCATTTAGATACACCTCAAATGGTTCTCGAGCCAGTGGGCTCCGAGCCCCTCTAAAAGATATTAAGAATACCAGCACTAATAG GTCCGCTAGTAACATGGATCTAAGCAAGTTTGTGTACAAGCCAACAAAGCAAAAGCAATTATCAGCACGTCATAAGGTCTAA
- the LOC101256253 gene encoding exonuclease 1 isoform X1, translating to MGIQGLLPLLKSIMLPINIKDLNGCSVAVDTYSWLHKGALSCSKELCKGIPTTKHIDYCMHRVNLLRHHGVKPILVFDGGPLPMKIEQENKRGRSRKENLSRAIEHENNGNMTAAYECYQKAVDISPSVAHDLIQVLKRENVCYVVAPYEADAQMTFLAISKQVDAVITEDSDLIAFGCPRIIYKMDKFGQGLEFRYSKLEQNKELSLTGFTKQMLLEMCILSGCDYLQSLPGMGLKKAHALIKKFKSYDKVIKHLRYNTAAVSPMYEESFRKAIMTFQHQRVYDLMTEDLVHLSELSDLGSQDLDFLGPLIPTEVAQGIAKGDIDPFTMMPFQKECNAAELVDSRTYELNDFKVEGERRKLDLPAQKNLLTNYFCTASLEAKQKFRAPRTSPILLNSEVGVSSAWADSRKGADSYKFGSLSMSSPNPLVDDDIHLKASMCLESKSQGILLEEEIENGLGRQSVPLQHSICKPCITLHKEHALDLSENKIRATKKKVIVRSSYFLKNNKKEDIQDDKSKINLVANDKSHSSIRENDYDSMSDAMDGAVVAAVKIAIPQSSFFQSNPSAQNVPAGDAEQKENKRGIVRSSYFQKNLANESSQGNLDVAAEMASGDDCSERRLKKRKVTFIDTVQTDNASDECLEADTSGSQGDFNSNLDDSTKETKDGQRKFGSNISHLGHYSQISEKSMDNFVSVISSFRYTSNGSRASGLRAPLKDIKNTSTNRSASNMDLSKFVYKPTKQKQLSARHKV from the exons ATGGGTATACAAGGCCTTTTGCCCCTTTTGAAATCGATAATGTTACCAATAAACATCAAAGACTTGAATGGCTGCAGTGTTGCTGTTGATACATATTCATGGCTGCATAAAGGTGCCCTTTCTTGCAGCAAAGAGCTCTGTAAAGGCATTCCTACTACTAA GCATATCGATTATTGCATGCACAGAGTGAATTTATTGCGCCATCATGGTGTCAAACCTATTCTTGTGTTTGATGGAGGTCCCTTACCAATGAAGATTGAACAGGAGAACAAGCGGGGAAG GTCTAGAAAGGAAAACCTTTCTCGTGCAATAGAGCATGAAAATAATGGAAACATGACTGCTGCTTATGAGTGCTATCAGAAGGCTGTTGATATATCACCTTCAGTGGCTCACGATCTAATACAG GTCCTAAAGCGGGAAAATGTATGTTATGTAGTGGCTCCTTATGAAGCAGATGCCCAAATGACCTTTTTGGCCATCAGCAAACAGGTTGATGCTGTTATAACCGAGGACTCAGATTTAATAGCATTTGGTTGTCCTAGG ATCATTTACAAAATGGATAAGTTTGggcaaggtcttgagtttcggTACTCCAAGCTGGAACAAAATAAGGAACTGAGTTTAACAGGTTTCACAAAGCAGATGCTTCTTGAGATGTGCATCTTGAGTGGTTGTGACTATTTGCAGTCCTTGCCTGGAATGGGGCTCAAAAAAGCTCATGCACTTATAAAAAAGTTCAAGAGTTATGACAAA GTCATTAAGCACTTGAGGTACAATACTGCTGCAGTTTCTCCTATGTATGAAGAATCTTTCAGAAAAGCAATTATGACCTTCCAGCATCAACGAGTTTATGATCTCATGACTGAAGATCTAGTTCATTTGTCCGAGCTCTCTGATCTTGGTAGTCAAGATCTAGATTTCCTAGGCC CGCTGATACCTACAGAAGTAGCTCAAGGAATAGCAAAAGGTGACATTGATCCTTTCACTATGATGCCATTTCAG AAAGAATGCAACGCTGCTGAACTGGTGGATAGCAGAACTTATGAACTGAATGACTTCAAAGTGGAAGGTGAAAGGAGGAAGCTTGATTTGCCTGCACAGAAAAATCTCCTAACCAACTACTTCT GCACTGCTTCTCTTGAAGCAAAACAGAAATTTAGGGCCCCAAGAACTAGCCCTATCCTTCTGAATTCAGAGGTTGGAGTTTCAAGCGCTTGGGCAGACAGTAGAAAGGGAGCCGATTCGTATAAATTCGGGAGCTTGTCAATGTCCTCCCCCAATCCTCTG GTGGATGATGATATTCACTTGAAAGCTTCCATGTGTTTGGAGTCAAAAAGTCAAG GAATTCTgttagaggaagaaattgaAAATGGCCTAGGACGACAATCTGTTCCACTACAGCATTCAATATGTAAACCCTGCATCACATTGCACAAGGAGCATGCTCTGGATTTAAGTGAGAACAAGATACgagcaacaaaaaaaaaagtgatagtGAGGAGCAGctattttttgaagaataaCAAGAAGGAAGATATTCAAGATGATAAGAGTAAGATAAATCTGGTTGCCAATGATAAATCTCATAGCAGCATTCGGGAGAATGATTATGATTCTATGTCTGATGCAATGGACGGAGCAGTCGTTGCAGCAGTCAAAATTGCCATTCCACAAAGTTCATTTTTTCAGTCCAATCCATCTGCCCAAAATG TTCCTGCAGGTGATGCTGAACAGAAAGAGAACAAAAGAGGAATAGTTAGGAGTTCTTATTTTCAGAAGAACTTGGCAAATGAAAGTTCTCAGGGCAACTTGGATGTTGCAGCTGAGATGGCTTCAGGAGATGACTGCTCTGAAAGGAGATTAAAGAAAAGGAAGGTTACCTTCATTGACACTGTTCAAACT GATAATGCAAGTGATGAATGTTTAGAGGCTGACACATCTGGCAGTCAAG GCGACTTCAACTCCAACCTAGATGATTCAACTAAGGAGACAAAGGATGGACAAAGGAAATTCGGTTCCAACATCTCTCATTTAGGACATTATTCTCAAATATCAGAGAAATCAATGGACAATTTTGTTTCGGTCATATCTTCATTTAGATACACCTCAAATGGTTCTCGAGCCAGTGGGCTCCGAGCCCCTCTAAAAGATATTAAGAATACCAGCACTAATAG GTCCGCTAGTAACATGGATCTAAGCAAGTTTGTGTACAAGCCAACAAAGCAAAAGCAATTATCAGCACGTCATAAGGTCTAA